The genomic region AAACTTCAAAAAACGAATTTTTATCGCTCTGAATATCAAAAAAGAAAGGACAAATTTCGTCCTTTCTCGATCTTAGCTTTTCTTCAACCCACTACAGTTGACAATGAGCCAAAAAAACGAGCACTTTCGTACTCGTCTTTGTTTATAAACTACTGATTAAAGTGAGTTTACGTCAACTTTGATACCAACACCTTGAGTAGTTGTGATAGTCAAGTTTGTTACGTAAGTTCCTTTAGCTGTAGCTGGTTTTGCTTTTTGGATTGTTTCGTTGAAAGCTTTGAAGTTTTCAACCAATTTTTCAGCTTCAAATGATACTTTACCGATGATTGCTTGAACGTTACCTGCACGGTCAGCACGGTAAGTGATTTTACCACCTTTAGACTCTTCAACTGCTTTAGCAACATCCATTGTTACAGTACCAGTTTTAGGGTTTGGCATCAAGTTACGTGGTCCAAGGACACGTCCAAGACGTCCAACAAGAGCCATCATATCAGGTGTAGCGATAACTACGTCGAAGTCCAACCAACCGTCGTTGATTTTAGCAACAAGGTCATCTTCACCAACAAAGTCTGCACCAGCAGCTTTTGCTTCTTCAGCTTTTGCACCACGTGCGAAAACAAGAACGCGTGAAGTTTTACCAGTACCGTTTGGCAATACCATTGCTCCACGGATTTGTTGGTCAGCTTTTTTAACGTCGATGTTCAAGTTGTAAGCAACTTCTACAGTTGCGTCAAATTTTGCAAAGTTAGTTTCTTTTGCAAGTGCTACAGCTTCTTCTACGCTGTATGCTTTTGTGCTGTCGATTTTCTCAAGAGCAGCACGAAGTTGTTTGCTTTTTTTAGCCATTTTCTATTCTCCTTGTAAGTGGTTCAATCGATTTTCATCTCCCACGTCACTTCTCGAAATGATGAAGTCTTGCGGGTTATATTGGGGGTGTTATTGATTAGTCAACAACAGTGAATCCCATAGAACGAGCAGTACCTTCGATCATACGCATTGCAGACTCTACGTTTGCTGCGTTCAAATCTGGCATCTTAGTTTCTGCAATTTCTTGTACTTGCGCACGAGTAACTGTAGCAACTTTAGTTTTATTAGGTGTACCTGATCCTTTTTCAACACCTGCAGCTTTTTTCAAAAGAACAGCAGCTGGTGGTGTTTTAGTGATGAAAGTAAATGATTTATCTTCGTAAACTGAGATAACAACTGGAATGATCATACCAGCTTGGTCAGCTGTACGAGCGTTGAACTCTTTTGTGAATCCCATGATGTTGATACCAGCTTGACCAAGAGCAGGTCCAACCGGTGGAGCTGGTGTAGCTTTACCAGCAGGGATTTGCAATTTTACAAGTTTTTCGACTTTTTTAGCCATTTTTAAATCCTCCTTTGTGGTTTTGGCGGTAATTAGAGATTTTTACCTCCCACAAGTATGCTTTACACATACTCATCTATTATACACTATTTATCTATAATTGCAAGAGAAAAGTTTATTTTTTATACTCAATGAAAATCAAAGAACAAACTAGGAAGCTAGTTGCAGGCTGCTCAAAGTACAGCTTTGAGGTTGCAGATAAAACTGACGAAGTCAGTAACCATACCTACGGTAAGGCGCCGCTGACATTGTTTGAAGAGATTTTCGAAGAATATTAATCGACGTAATCTCCGCCTTCAAAGCCGTAGTATTCTTCCAAACTGAGACCAGTCTCAGCAATTTCTTTGGCTTCTTTTCCGACATAACGAAGGTGCCATTCTTCAGCCATATAGCCTGTTTCTTTTTCCTTACCTTTGAGATAACGGACAACAAAGCCATAATCAGCAGCGTGGTCCAAGAGCCATTGAGCTGCTTTTTCTTCTGTGACCAATTCTCCATTGGTACTAATCACGTCAAAGGCTAAACCTGTTTGGTGTTCGCTATAGCCAGGACGAGCAGAGTATCGGTCAGCCGCTGCCTTCCCATCTTGATTGACATAATCTTGATAGAGCTTGGTCTGAGTTTCATAACTTCTAAAACCGCTGTAATGGTCACTGATTGGGAAACCTGCCTCTTGCATAGCTTTGATGAGTTTGAGCAACTCTGCCTTAGCTGTTGGGTTTTCCCCTGGATTGTAATCCTTAGACAATGGATAGTGTTTATTGGCTACGATGATTTCATCGTATTTTCCTTGAATGCTGTAGTAGTCTCCTTTGTTTACCACTTCTGCTTTTTTCTGGGTAGCTCCTTGAGATTTACTGCCGACTGTTCCATCAGCTTTGGCTGTTTGTTCTGTCTTAGCTGCGCCATCTTCAGTTTTTGCTTTTTCCTGTGAACAAGCCGCTAGACTCAAGGCTAGCAAGGCTGTCAAGATAAGGTATCTTTTTTTCATTTCTACTCCTTTATTTCTAATAGTTTATTTAGTTCTGACGATAAACATTTGACTAATCTTTTAATCTCATCCGGTTTTGCTTGGCAGGTTTCTGAGGTCATTTCTTCAAAGGGAACCCACCAGACTGGCCCACGCCCCTTGAGACCGTGACCATTCATATCATCTGTTCGTCTAGGAAACAGATGCCAATGAAGATGAGCATCACCATTTCCTAGCAGTTCGATATTCATTTTTTCAGCAACAAAGGCCTTAGCAACTGCCTCTTGAACCACACTCATTTCTTCCAGAAAACGGAGTTTCGTTTCCTTTTTCAAATGGTGCAATTCGGTAACGTGTTCCTTAGCTAGAAAGAGGCTATAGCCTGCAAAATACTGGTGGTCTCCGATTACAAGGTAGCCTGTTTCCAACTCTCTTACAAAGTAAGGATTTTTCCCAGCTTTGATGAGGTCAATTCTCTGACATATAAGGCACATATTAATTTACCAAATTGCTCTTAAGGTAAGCATCAACCATACGCTCTGTTGCGACTACTGAGTCAATATGAGTACGCTCATAAGAATGACTAGACTCGATACCAGCACCGAGAAGGGCGTGTTTGACTTCTGCACCTGCAGACATAGCCGCTGAAGCGTCCGAACCATAAAATGGATAGATATCCAGCTTAAATGGGATATCTTGTTCTTTCGCCAAGGTCACCAAGTGTTGACGGAAGTCATAGTGATAAGGACCTGATGCATCCTTGACACAGATAGATACTGTATACTCATCTGTTTGCTGGTCATCTCCCATAGCCCCCATATCCACAGCCAGATACTCTACTACCTGAGCAGGAATGTTAGAGTTGGCACCGTGTCCCACTTCTTCAAAGACTGAAAAAGCAAAATGGGTTGTTACTGGCAATTCAATCTTCTCTTCCTTATAAATGCGAAGGAGATTGAGCAAAATCGCTGCGCTGACCTTGTCATCCAAATGACGAGATTTGATAAAACCTGTCTCTGTCACGACAGTTCGTGGGTCAAAACTGATAAAATCACCGACCTCAATGCCAAGAGCACGAGTTTCTTTTTCATTGGTTACTTTGGCGTCCAAACGCACTTCCATATTGTCTTGAGTGCGTTCTGCAGTTCCTGCATCCTTGTAGACATGACAAGAAGTTTGGTGGATGAGGATGGTTCCTGATACCTTTTGACCTGTGCTAGCCACATGAACGGTACAGTTTTCACCTTCAATCATGTTCCAAGGAAAGCCACCGATACGATCCAGTTTGAGACGGCCGTCTGGTTTGACAGCACGGACAATAGCACCCAGCGTATCTACATGAGCAGTCACATAGCGATGCTCTTCATCATTTTGACCTTTGATGGTCACATTGACACCGCCCTTAGCTGTGCGAACCGGCTGGTAACCAAAACCTTCTAGAGTCTTGACTAAATAGTCCGAAATCTCCCGAGTGAAGCCCGTTGGCGACGCAATGGCTGTTAGTTCTTTGATATATTCTACTGTTTGATTCATTTCTTCACCTCTTTTGCTACCTATTATAACACATTTATCATCGGATAAAAAAAGAAAATCACTCCTGTAGACTTGGCTACAAAAGTGATTTTAATGATTATTCCATTTCAAAAACATCGCTTTCTTGCTTGTTTGGTAGAACCAACGAGAGCAAGATTCCGACAATGGCAGGTACTAACCATGGGAGTGATGCCTTGGCAAAAGGAAGAGCGTTGACAAGGTTTGCAAGAAACTCAACCTTAAATGAGCTTCCTAATACGCTTGCAATGGCAATAGCTGTAACGACTGCAATTGTCAACTGCATACCTGGTTTTGAAAGAGCTACAAATTTGTTGACAATGACAATCATAACGATGGCAATGGTGATTGGGTACAAGATAACCAGTACAGGGATTGAGTACTTGATAATCGCATCAAGACCCAAGTTAGCAATAGCAAATCCAATCAAGGTAAAGGCTGTAGCATAAACCTTATAGCTGATTTGTGGGAAGCGCTCATTAAAGAACTCAGCTGTAGACACAATCAAACCAACTGTTGTTGTGAAGCAGGTTACAGTAACCATAGCTGCAAGGAAGAGTTGAGCTGTTGAGCCAAAGATTTCTTGAGTCGCTTGTGACAAGATGTAAACACCAGGTGTTCCACCCTTCATCGCTTCAGCTGGTACTGGGAAATGATTTCCAAGGAAACCTAAACCGATGTAAAGAGCGCTGAAGGCAAGGGCAACAACGATACCAACAACCCAAATAGTCGAAATGTATTCTTTCTTACTTGAGAAGCCAAGTTGTTTCAAGGTTTGAACTGCGATTACACTAAAGGCAACTGAGGCAAGAGCATCCAAGGTATTGTAACCTTCTAGGAAACCTGTCCCAAAGGCAGAAGCTTGATAAGCAGCTGAAGCAGCTTGAGGACTTGTTCCACCGTATTTGAAAGCTCCTAAAACAACTAAGATAACAATCAAAATCGCAAAGACTGGCGTTAAAATACGGCCAATACGGTCTAAGATTTTTGATGGATTAAGCGAGATTAAATAGGCTGCTGCAAAATACAGAACTGTAAAGACAATCAAACCAAGACCTTTATTTGCATCCGACAAAAGGGGGCTAATCCCTACTTCGTAAGCTGTTGTAGCTGTACGTGGGATAGCAAAGAATGGACCGATTGACAAGTAAAGAACTGAGAGGTAAAGAGTCGCAAACCAAGGCGCTATCTTTGTTGAAATCTCGTAGATATATCCTTTAGGATTTAGCGTTCCAATAATAAGAGTCAAGACGGCGATACCGACACCTGAAAAGACAAAACCTGCGATGGCAGGAAGAAAATGTTCTCCAGATAGTGCACCTAGAGAAGGCGGAAAAATCAAGTTCCCCGCACCAAAAAATATTCCAAACAGGAGTAAACCTGTTAGGGCACCTTTTTTAGCCATGAAAATCTCCTTCATATTTATAAAATACTGACCTAGTATATCATGAATAGGAGTATGAAAAAAGCTTCACGAAGTAAATATTGAATGTTTTCAAGATTCTTAAAAATGAGAATTGTCTAAAAATAAAATCCCCTACCCAGTCCACGCCAAGTAGGAGAAAATTCTAATGTCTAAAGTTCTTCAAAGGCTAACATGCCACCCTGTACATTGATAACCTCATAACCTTGTTCTGATAGGAATTGGCAAGCACGCGCCGATCTCATTCCAGATTTACAAATAACATAATGTAACTGGTCCTTGTCCAATTGATCATAAGTATCAGCTAATTGACTCAGAGGAAGATTCTGAGCACCTTCTAAATGAAGAGCTTCAAACTCATCCACTTCTCTCACGTCCACTAAAGAAAGTTGGTCATTTTGGTAAAGCTGGTAAAATGCGTCAAAGGAAATTTCTTTCATTCTTTTTCTCCTAATACTCTTCGAAAATCAAATTCAAACCACGTCAGCGTCGCCTTACCGTACTCAAGTACAGCCTGCGGCTAGCTTCCTAGTTTGCTCTTTGATTTTCATTGACTATAAAATAGTTTTAATTCTTTTTTTCAAATCTGGCACCACTTCTGCCTCAAACCAAGGATTTTTGGCCATCCAGATTTGATTTCTAGGCGAGGGGTGAACTAATGGAAAATAGGTTGGCAAGTAGTTCTGGTAATGTTTTACCCGTTCTGTCACTTTGCCACTGACTTTCTCCTGTAAATAGTAGGCTTGGGCATATTGGCCAATCAAGAGGGTCAATTGGATATCTGGTAATTCTTGCAAGAGCTGTGGATGCCATTTTTCTGCAAAATCTGCTCTCGGTGGTAAGTCTCCTGACTTGCCATGTCCTGGAAAGTAGAAATCCATAGGCAGAACAGCAAAATATCCTGAATTGTAAAAGGTATCTTCATCCACACCTAGCCAGTCTCTCAGGCGGTCACCACTCTTATCTTTCCAATAAAGTCCTGCTTCTTGGGTTTTAAGCCCCGGTGCCTGACCGATGATATTGATGCGAGCAGTCTTTGGTGCTGCAAAGAGAGGCTCAATGCCACGCTCTGTATAGGTAGCATTCTGCGGATCTGCCATAATAGCCTGCTTGATTTTTTCAATTTGAGACATCTACTCTCCCTCCAAAAAGAAGTCTAAGCATACAATCTCAGACTTCTATCGTTTTATTTGATCAATTCGTAAATAGCTTCGGCATAGATTGCTGCTGCTCGGAAGAGATCATCCAAGGCGATAAATTCATTAGCTTGGTGCATGGTGTCAATTGAGTCTGGGAACATAGCACCGTAGGCAACACCGCGTTCTAGCAAACGACCAAAGGTTCCACCACCGATGACTTGCTCGTGACCTTTAAGACCAGTTTGTTTTTCATAGACATTCAACAAGGTTTGGACAAGTGGATCTTCCATTGGCACATAGTGAGGCGTGTGACCGTGTTCAGAAAGGCTAACAGAAGCAACTGGCAAGTTTTCAAGGATTGACTTGATTTGCTCTGGGCTTGTTCCTTTTGGATAGCGGATATTAAGGGCAATGGTATTATCAGCGCTTGTTTCATCAAAGCGGAAGACGCCAGCATTCATAGAAAGGGCACCCAT from Streptococcus mitis NCTC 12261 harbors:
- the rplA gene encoding 50S ribosomal protein L1 encodes the protein MAKKSKQLRAALEKIDSTKAYSVEEAVALAKETNFAKFDATVEVAYNLNIDVKKADQQIRGAMVLPNGTGKTSRVLVFARGAKAEEAKAAGADFVGEDDLVAKINDGWLDFDVVIATPDMMALVGRLGRVLGPRNLMPNPKTGTVTMDVAKAVEESKGGKITYRADRAGNVQAIIGKVSFEAEKLVENFKAFNETIQKAKPATAKGTYVTNLTITTTQGVGIKVDVNSL
- the rplK gene encoding 50S ribosomal protein L11; translated protein: MAKKVEKLVKLQIPAGKATPAPPVGPALGQAGINIMGFTKEFNARTADQAGMIIPVVISVYEDKSFTFITKTPPAAVLLKKAAGVEKGSGTPNKTKVATVTRAQVQEIAETKMPDLNAANVESAMRMIEGTARSMGFTVVD
- the ldcB gene encoding LD-carboxypeptidase LdcB/DacB, translated to MKKRYLILTALLALSLAACSQEKAKTEDGAAKTEQTAKADGTVGSKSQGATQKKAEVVNKGDYYSIQGKYDEIIVANKHYPLSKDYNPGENPTAKAELLKLIKAMQEAGFPISDHYSGFRSYETQTKLYQDYVNQDGKAAADRYSARPGYSEHQTGLAFDVISTNGELVTEEKAAQWLLDHAADYGFVVRYLKGKEKETGYMAEEWHLRYVGKEAKEIAETGLSLEEYYGFEGGDYVD
- a CDS encoding HIT family protein; its protein translation is MCLICQRIDLIKAGKNPYFVRELETGYLVIGDHQYFAGYSLFLAKEHVTELHHLKKETKLRFLEEMSVVQEAVAKAFVAEKMNIELLGNGDAHLHWHLFPRRTDDMNGHGLKGRGPVWWVPFEEMTSETCQAKPDEIKRLVKCLSSELNKLLEIKE
- a CDS encoding M42 family metallopeptidase, whose protein sequence is MNQTVEYIKELTAIASPTGFTREISDYLVKTLEGFGYQPVRTAKGGVNVTIKGQNDEEHRYVTAHVDTLGAIVRAVKPDGRLKLDRIGGFPWNMIEGENCTVHVASTGQKVSGTILIHQTSCHVYKDAGTAERTQDNMEVRLDAKVTNEKETRALGIEVGDFISFDPRTVVTETGFIKSRHLDDKVSAAILLNLLRIYKEEKIELPVTTHFAFSVFEEVGHGANSNIPAQVVEYLAVDMGAMGDDQQTDEYTVSICVKDASGPYHYDFRQHLVTLAKEQDIPFKLDIYPFYGSDASAAMSAGAEVKHALLGAGIESSHSYERTHIDSVVATERMVDAYLKSNLVN
- the brnQ gene encoding branched-chain amino acid transport system II carrier protein, whose protein sequence is MAKKGALTGLLLFGIFFGAGNLIFPPSLGALSGEHFLPAIAGFVFSGVGIAVLTLIIGTLNPKGYIYEISTKIAPWFATLYLSVLYLSIGPFFAIPRTATTAYEVGISPLLSDANKGLGLIVFTVLYFAAAYLISLNPSKILDRIGRILTPVFAILIVILVVLGAFKYGGTSPQAASAAYQASAFGTGFLEGYNTLDALASVAFSVIAVQTLKQLGFSSKKEYISTIWVVGIVVALAFSALYIGLGFLGNHFPVPAEAMKGGTPGVYILSQATQEIFGSTAQLFLAAMVTVTCFTTTVGLIVSTAEFFNERFPQISYKVYATAFTLIGFAIANLGLDAIIKYSIPVLVILYPITIAIVMIVIVNKFVALSKPGMQLTIAVVTAIAIASVLGSSFKVEFLANLVNALPFAKASLPWLVPAIVGILLSLVLPNKQESDVFEME
- a CDS encoding rhodanese-like domain-containing protein, with product MKEISFDAFYQLYQNDQLSLVDVREVDEFEALHLEGAQNLPLSQLADTYDQLDKDQLHYVICKSGMRSARACQFLSEQGYEVINVQGGMLAFEEL
- a CDS encoding uracil-DNA glycosylase family protein; the protein is MSQIEKIKQAIMADPQNATYTERGIEPLFAAPKTARINIIGQAPGLKTQEAGLYWKDKSGDRLRDWLGVDEDTFYNSGYFAVLPMDFYFPGHGKSGDLPPRADFAEKWHPQLLQELPDIQLTLLIGQYAQAYYLQEKVSGKVTERVKHYQNYLPTYFPLVHPSPRNQIWMAKNPWFEAEVVPDLKKRIKTIL